In a genomic window of Urocitellus parryii isolate mUroPar1 chromosome 2, mUroPar1.hap1, whole genome shotgun sequence:
- the Zmat3 gene encoding zinc finger matrin-type protein 3 isoform X2, which produces MILLQQAGLPLPKRPSSSPPMSVATRSSGTLQLPPQKPFGQEASLPLAGEEELPKGGEQDSALEELCKPLYCKLCNVTLNSAQQAQAHYQGKNHGKKLRNYYAANSCPPPARMSNVVEPVATPVVPVPPQMGSFKPGGRVILATENDYCKLCDASFSSPAVAQAHYQGKNHAKRLRLAEAQSNSFSDSSEVGQRRARKEGNEFKMMPNRRNMYTVQNNSGPYFNPRSRQRIPRDLAMCVTPSGQFYCSMCNVGAGEEMEFRQHLESKQHKSKVSEQRYRNEMENLGYV; this is translated from the exons ATGATCCTCTTGCAACAGGCCGGGCTTCCTCTACCTAAGCGACCTTCATCCTCTCCTCCTATGTCAGTGGCCACCAGGTCTTCAGGAACCTTGCAGCTTCCACCACAGAAGCCTTTTGGGCAAGAGGCATCCTTGCCTCTGGCTGGGGAAGAAGAATTACCTAAGGGAGGGGAGCAAGACTCTGCCCTGGAGGAGCTATGTAAGCCCCTGTACTGTAAACTCTGTAATGTCACCCTGAACTCAGCACAGCAAGCTCAGGCTCATTATCAG gGTAAAAATCATGGTAAGAAACTCCGAAATTACTATGCAGCCAATAGCTGTCCTCCTCCTGCCAGAATGAGCAATGTGGTGGAGCCTGTAGCTACCCCAGTTGTTCCAGTCCCTCCACAG ATGGGCTCCTTCAAGCCAGGAGGCAGAGTGATCCTGGCCACAGAGAATGATTACTGTAAGCTCTGTGATGCCTCCTTTAGTTCCCCGGCTGTGGCTCAGGCTCACTATCAAGGGAAGAATCATGCCAAGAGGCTGCGACTGGCGGAAGCTCAGAGTAACTCATTCTC GGACTCCTCAGAGGTGGGTCAACGACGAGCTCGGAAAGAGGGGAATGAATTTAAGATGATGCCTAATAGGAGAAATATGTATACAGTACAGAATAATTCAG GTCCTTACTTCAATCCCCGTTCTCGGCAGAGAATTCCACGTGATCTAGCCATGTGCGTTACTCCAAGTGGCCAGTTTTACTGCTCAATGTGTAATGTTGGGGCTGGCGAAGAGATGGAGTTCCGGCAGCACTTAGAGAGCAAGCAACACAAAAGCAAGGTGTCTGAGCAGCGGTACAGGAATGAGATGGAGAATCTGGGCTATGTATAG
- the Zmat3 gene encoding zinc finger matrin-type protein 3 isoform X1: MILLQQAGLPLPKRPSSSPPMSVATRSSGTLQLPPQKPFGQEASLPLAGEEELPKGGEQDSALEELCKPLYCKLCNVTLNSAQQAQAHYQGKNHGKKLRNYYAANSCPPPARMSNVVEPVATPVVPVPPQMGSFKPGGRVILATENDYCKLCDASFSSPAVAQAHYQGKNHAKRLRLAEAQSNSFSDSSEVGQRRARKEGNEFKMMPNRRNMYTVQNNSAGPYFNPRSRQRIPRDLAMCVTPSGQFYCSMCNVGAGEEMEFRQHLESKQHKSKVSEQRYRNEMENLGYV; the protein is encoded by the exons ATGATCCTCTTGCAACAGGCCGGGCTTCCTCTACCTAAGCGACCTTCATCCTCTCCTCCTATGTCAGTGGCCACCAGGTCTTCAGGAACCTTGCAGCTTCCACCACAGAAGCCTTTTGGGCAAGAGGCATCCTTGCCTCTGGCTGGGGAAGAAGAATTACCTAAGGGAGGGGAGCAAGACTCTGCCCTGGAGGAGCTATGTAAGCCCCTGTACTGTAAACTCTGTAATGTCACCCTGAACTCAGCACAGCAAGCTCAGGCTCATTATCAG gGTAAAAATCATGGTAAGAAACTCCGAAATTACTATGCAGCCAATAGCTGTCCTCCTCCTGCCAGAATGAGCAATGTGGTGGAGCCTGTAGCTACCCCAGTTGTTCCAGTCCCTCCACAG ATGGGCTCCTTCAAGCCAGGAGGCAGAGTGATCCTGGCCACAGAGAATGATTACTGTAAGCTCTGTGATGCCTCCTTTAGTTCCCCGGCTGTGGCTCAGGCTCACTATCAAGGGAAGAATCATGCCAAGAGGCTGCGACTGGCGGAAGCTCAGAGTAACTCATTCTC GGACTCCTCAGAGGTGGGTCAACGACGAGCTCGGAAAGAGGGGAATGAATTTAAGATGATGCCTAATAGGAGAAATATGTATACAGTACAGAATAATTCAG CAGGTCCTTACTTCAATCCCCGTTCTCGGCAGAGAATTCCACGTGATCTAGCCATGTGCGTTACTCCAAGTGGCCAGTTTTACTGCTCAATGTGTAATGTTGGGGCTGGCGAAGAGATGGAGTTCCGGCAGCACTTAGAGAGCAAGCAACACAAAAGCAAGGTGTCTGAGCAGCGGTACAGGAATGAGATGGAGAATCTGGGCTATGTATAG